The following proteins are co-located in the Manihot esculenta cultivar AM560-2 chromosome 9, M.esculenta_v8, whole genome shotgun sequence genome:
- the LOC110622109 gene encoding E3 ubiquitin-protein ligase ATL6 produces MSSFTHQRGIFSLSIIFLLASPFAVAQTPSDSQDPYGYARVTPSMAIIIVVLIAALFLMGFFSIYIRHCSSSSGGASVRALANGGRSRRAAASRGLDPAVIGTFPTLVYSEVKGLKIGKGALECAVCLCEFEDDETLRLIPKCDHVFHPDCIDLWLASHTTCPVCRANLTPQPGDPPPQLTDATPESDIEAQNDAVIQLEPEVCDHNDTDGNVLVAAPEPEVMSVNKTLNRNRTRGSRSGRPHRFPRSHSTGHSLVQPGENTDRFTLRLPTEVRKQIMKRELNRTMSMVVFSRERSSRSGYKPGGDGGSSRGKHKRLERLDQGAKSDRWVFSVAPPFLARASSFLTRASSSVRSPKVAAADGEGTSARPVESDNAAEPNRPPV; encoded by the coding sequence ATGAGTTCATTTACTCATCAACGTGGGATTTTTTCcctctcaattattttcctccTTGCATCTCCTTTTGCCGTAGCTCAAACACCTTCTGACTCGCAGGACCCTTATGGTTATGCTCGCGTTACTCCTTCCATGGCTATAATCATCGTCGTCTTAATTGCTGCGCTCTTCTTGATGGGGTTTTTTTCTATTTACATACGCCACTGCTCCAGCAGCAGTGGTGGAGCGAGCGTGCGGGCGCTAGCAAATGGGGGTCGCTCCCGACGCGCTGCTGCTTCGCGTGGGCTTGATCCTGCTGTGATCGGGACATTTCCGACTTTGGTGTACTCGGAGGTGAAGGGTCTCAAGATAGGAAAAGGGGCGCTGGAATGCGCGGTTTGCTTGTGTGAATTTGAAGACGATGAAACGCTGCGTTTAATACCTAAATGTGATCATGTGTTTCACCCTGATTGTATCGACCTTTGGTTAGCATCTCACACCACGTGTCCCGTTTGTCGAGCTAATTTGACACCCCAACCTGGTGACCCACCGCCGCAGCTCACCGATGCGACTCCGGAATCAGACATCGAAGCTCAAAACGATGCCGTAATACAATTGGAACCAGAAGTCTGCGACCATAATGATACCGACGGAAATGTGCTAGTGGCAGCGCCGGAGCCTGAGGTTATGAGCGTGAACAAAACTTTGAATAGGAACCGTACACGTGGATCAAGATCAGGTAGGCCGCATAGGTTCCCACGGTCACACTCCACTGGACATTCTCTGGTCCAACCAGGCGAGAACACCGATCGGTTCACTCTGAGATTGCCGACTGAGGTTAGAAAGCAGATAATGAAGCGGGAATTGAACCGGACAATGAGCATGGTGGTGTTTTCAAGAGAGAGGAGTTCCAGGAGCGGCTATAAACCTGGAGGCGATGGAGGAAGCAGTAGAGGGAAGCATAAACGGCTTGAACGGTTGGACCAGGGAGCTAAATCGGACCGATGGGTTTTTAGTGTTGCTCCACCTTTTTTAGCAAGAGCGTCGTCGTTTTTGACGAGAGCTTCATCCTCTGTCAGGTCGCCAAAAGTGGCAGCCGCTGACGGAGAAGGGACTTCGGCACGACCGGTAGAGTCGGATAATGCGGCTGAACCAAATCGACCTCCGGTGtga